A single uncultured Methanolobus sp. DNA region contains:
- a CDS encoding metallophosphoesterase, with translation MKIIVISDTHSSSDSVPAYLSDIFDNYEMIIHAGDFDTLPFYRALEATGKLKAVHGNSDEPAVREILPEKLVFEVEGVKIGVIHEASLSIVDTTATRYMALEMGVDVLVFGHLHRPIIEKSDVLLICPGSPTKPRMSDPCAVELEIKNGSVTTNIIPVTGQSCGYIDFSRKLGENKN, from the coding sequence ATGAAGATCATTGTCATATCAGACACACATTCAAGTAGTGATAGTGTTCCTGCATACCTGTCAGATATTTTTGACAACTATGAGATGATCATCCATGCAGGAGATTTTGACACACTTCCATTTTACAGGGCACTTGAAGCAACAGGAAAGCTCAAAGCTGTTCACGGCAACTCAGATGAGCCTGCTGTAAGAGAAATACTTCCAGAAAAGCTTGTTTTTGAGGTTGAAGGTGTTAAGATAGGAGTGATCCACGAAGCATCGCTTTCTATTGTAGACACTACAGCAACAAGATACATGGCTCTTGAAATGGGAGTTGATGTACTTGTGTTCGGGCACCTTCACAGGCCAATTATAGAAAAGAGTGATGTTCTTTTGATATGCCCAGGGTCACCTACAAAACCACGTATGTCTGACCCCTGTGCAGTTGAACTGGAGATAAAGAACGGCTCTGTGACAACGAACATTATTCCTGTAACCGGCCAATCCTGCGGATATATTGATTTTTCCCGCAAGCTCGGGGAAAACAAAAACTGA
- a CDS encoding RPA family protein, which yields MAGYTREVARRIFAQEFRESNLSFKDGDDQYAPQYLLTPTGAKVNRIFIVGTLIEKEDIGTDSEYWRGRVTDPTGSFLIYAGQYQPEAAQALAECETPAFVAVVGKPSTYTTNEGDVITSVRPESLHIVDGQTRDMWVIETAKCTLDRIKALDSSSPNSQRAKEYYDPDAKHYSSMVSQALTSLKETY from the coding sequence ATGGCAGGATATACAAGGGAAGTTGCCAGAAGGATATTCGCCCAGGAATTCAGAGAATCCAACCTGAGTTTCAAGGATGGTGATGATCAGTATGCTCCTCAGTATCTTCTGACACCGACCGGTGCTAAAGTGAACAGGATCTTTATAGTAGGAACTCTCATCGAAAAAGAGGATATTGGTACTGATTCTGAGTACTGGCGTGGTAGAGTTACCGATCCTACAGGTTCGTTCCTGATATATGCAGGTCAGTACCAGCCTGAAGCTGCACAAGCGCTCGCAGAATGTGAAACACCGGCATTTGTAGCAGTTGTCGGTAAACCAAGTACCTATACCACTAACGAAGGAGATGTTATCACATCAGTAAGGCCGGAGTCACTTCACATAGTAGACGGTCAGACAAGAGATATGTGGGTCATCGAAACCGCAAAATGTACTCTTGACAGGATAAAAGCACTGGATAGCTCATCTCCAAATTCCCAGAGGGCAAAGGAGTATTACGATCCCGATGCAAAACATTATTCTTCAATGGTTTCCCAGGCATTAACGTCCCTGAAGGAAACATATTAA
- a CDS encoding replication factor A (Replication protein A protects and stabilize the intermediate ssDNA that is generated by the unwinding action of a DNA helicase at the replication fork. In addition, SSBs prevent the formation of secondary structures by single-stranded template DNA.), translating into MKQLAQEISARFSELGVEIPIGEIEERLDKMINKFKVPREEARRSVVNYFLKLHSIKRNDFYSTGQSESPLINISDVDDGKWANIRGKIVQLWENTHESISQVGLIGDETGTIKFTIWESAGVSPVEEGKSYLLKSVVVNEWNGKFQLNVNKSSSIESLDEEIEVGNATIDFMGAMVDIQSGSGLIKRCPECNRALTKGACMEHGKVDGVYDLRIKAVMDDGGSIQDAILKRDLVEEITGITLESAIAMAADALDQGVVLEKMKDSLVGRYYSVKGSRVDRYLIVESISPVFAYDASELDELIAAAEVI; encoded by the coding sequence ATGAAACAATTAGCACAGGAAATTAGTGCCAGGTTCAGCGAACTTGGAGTGGAGATTCCAATCGGGGAAATTGAAGAGCGTCTTGACAAAATGATCAATAAGTTCAAGGTGCCAAGGGAAGAAGCTCGCAGAAGTGTTGTTAACTACTTTTTAAAATTACACAGCATCAAGAGGAATGACTTCTATTCAACAGGGCAGTCAGAATCTCCTCTGATCAATATATCCGATGTGGATGATGGCAAGTGGGCAAATATCAGGGGAAAGATCGTCCAGTTGTGGGAAAACACACACGAGTCCATCTCTCAGGTCGGTCTCATCGGCGATGAAACAGGAACTATCAAGTTCACAATTTGGGAAAGCGCAGGAGTCTCTCCTGTAGAAGAAGGTAAGAGCTACCTTCTAAAGAGCGTGGTTGTGAACGAATGGAATGGTAAGTTCCAGCTAAATGTCAATAAAAGCAGCTCTATTGAATCTCTTGATGAAGAGATCGAAGTTGGAAATGCCACTATAGATTTCATGGGAGCAATGGTGGACATTCAGTCCGGTTCAGGACTTATCAAGAGGTGTCCGGAATGTAACCGTGCCCTTACAAAAGGGGCATGTATGGAACACGGCAAAGTAGATGGAGTTTATGACCTTCGCATCAAGGCTGTCATGGATGACGGCGGTTCAATTCAGGATGCAATTCTTAAAAGAGACCTTGTGGAAGAGATCACAGGCATAACTCTGGAAAGCGCTATTGCCATGGCAGCAGATGCTCTGGACCAGGGTGTTGTTCTTGAGAAAATGAAAGATTCACTTGTAGGGCGATATTACAGTGTAAAAGGGTCAAGGGTTGACAGATATCTTATAGTTGAATCAATTTCTCCGGTATTCGCTTACGACGCGTCCGAACTGGATGAGCTCATTGCAGCTGCAGAGGTGATCTGA